The genomic stretch ACGTATGGCTTCTTCGCCCCAAGAAACAAATTGTTAAAAGACAGTTGACTAACACATCTCCAGGGTACCGGCGGTAAGTCCATCTACGGTGAGAAGTTCGCCGATGAGAACTTCCAGCTGAAGCACGACCGCCCCGGTCTGCTGTCCATGGCCAACGCTGGCCCCAACACGTAAGTCCACTTTTATCAAGCAATTTGATGCGACATGATTGGCTAATTCACGATCCAAATAGCAACGGCTCCCagttcttcatcaccaccgttGTCACCTCTTGGTTGAACGGCCGCCACGTCGTTTTCGGCGAGGTCGACCAGGACTGCCTGGGCATTGTCTCTGCCCTTGAGGCCACTGGCCGTGATGACGGCAAGGTCAAGTATGAGCCTCGCCCTACCATCACCGCCAGCGGTGTCCTGTAAGCTTGTGTAGTGCGGCTACATGCTCTGCATGTCCATTTGGCGGCAGTCTGAGACCATGATTTTTGTTGTGGCGGATAAAAAGAGGCTCAAAAGAGCGACTACATCGCTATATCCTTTAGCTAGTCATTAGGGTGCtgcaaagcagaagaaaaaatacaAATCTATCGTATAATTCAAAATGACCATTCAAATCTCAGATCTCCTGATCAGCCACTGTGTTGAccaaagtaaaaaaaaaaaaaaaagtgtaaGTGTAAGCAGCCCATCATGTGTGTGTAAAAGGCATCAGATAAAAGGTTGGAATATCAACATCCCTCTCCATAAAACACATACACTTTCGATGTACCTATTGTCTCGAGGCCTTTTAAGAAGCCATGTGTGTTTTGAGTCCCAATACAATCTGTATTTTTACGCTCAATCTTCCGCAATAGCCCATCTGCTGACCCATTATGCGCCAAGTGCCAAGTAGTATAgagatatatatacacattCCCAACAGGTTATGTTGCGAGGAATATCCCATGCCAAATAAACTCCAAACAATGCAAATtgatatctttttttctttccttccaACCCCTTCCCGCTCTCCCCACATCTCTTTTAAAAGATCTCATCTTTGCCCAGCCATTTCTTGAAATATTCACAGTTGCTAGGCCCTACAGGACCACCATCCTCGCACAAGTCAAATACGGGGCACCGTCCACAGGGCACCTCTGCCAAGGGACTGATGTACAGCTCCGGCCCGCCATCACGGCCCGAAGGGTCCTCGCGGCCGGCCCAGCTCTCGACGGACTGCTTGGCGATGCGCGAGACGCGGTAGCCGACTTTGCCGGCGATGCGGACGGGCTCGATGAGGTTGTCCCAGACGAGGACGTCGACAAGCTTCTTGACGTCGCCCTCGGACaggatggtgttgttggtgatgccgctggaggagaggaggcgGGCAATGTCACGGACGGTTGGGTAGGCCGTGTAGCCGGCTGGTAAGGGCAAGAGAGCGGGTTCTCTGCGGGAGGAGGAAACGGACGTTTtgggggcggcggcggctttgccTTCCATCTCGGAGGCGTCgcgcttcttgcccttgttggcagcagcatctgcggcTGCGACGAGGCCGCCCTTGATGACGCCCTTTTTGGGAGCTTGTGTGCtgcccgctgctgctgacgcTCTGGCCTGCGCTGCGCCATGAGTGCTGTGGTAGCTGCTCTGGCGCTTGATAAAGTCGAACACGACGCGCTGCAGGTCCTCGATGAAGGCCTCGTCCAGGTCCTGGTCCGTATACCAGGGCCCACCGGTGGCGCGGTCGCTGGGCCGGATGGAGGCCTTGATGTACATCTTCTTGTTGGGGTGCTCGACGTTCTTGAAGGGCGCGATGAGGCCCTTTGCCTGCAATTGCTTGATGGCGTTTTTGAGGACCGAGTCGTGCATGTTGAGGCGCTTCTGGAGCGTCTGCGTCCAgatgccgtcgccgccggAGTCGTCGATGAGGGAGTATACCATGACTTGCTCGTCTGTTGTGCATTGCTTGTACCTGTAGTTTTACATGATTTAGCAAAAACCTCgccatatatatacatgggGAATAACAAGGCAGATCCTCACTTATGCGCCTCCTGCTTGTCTCGCCACTTCCACAGCACCTGTCCCGACGCCTCCCTCATCGTGATGAACAGCTTGTCGTCGCTGAGCGACTGCACGACCCgcgcaagcagcagcaggtcccGGTTGGGAATCACCTCCATGCGGAGGAGGTCGTCCTGCGAGAACATGTCGCCTTCTTCCCGGCACCGGTCGTAGAGCAGCTCCTTCAGGACGGCCAGCTTCGCGGAGTCGGCatcgctgccattggccctCGAGGAGgagccagcagcgacggGGGCCGACATTGCGACAGCTGTgggggaggaagaggatctGCGAGTTTCTGTTTTGAGGCTGGAAGTGGTGGTTTGGGATTCCCAGATGATATGGCCGTCGGAGGGAAAAGGTGTTGATGGCAGCAATGCAGAGtagcgaaaaaaaaaatacaaataCAAAAGCAACAAGACTTTATGAGTCACCAGGctgcctttcttttcttctttcttgcctccttcgtcttctccccTCTCAATGAGGCGTAGTCAATCGATTTGTTAGCGCTACATTGACTTGGGCGTCTTGGACGagtctctctcgctctctcttcacttttCTTATCAGGTCGGGGCGATAGGCCCAAAGTGCGTACAGTTTCTATGGTGGGACACGAGcctgctgcttttttttactg from Trichoderma atroviride chromosome 3, complete sequence encodes the following:
- a CDS encoding uncharacterized protein (BUSCO:EOG092D2S6W) gives rise to the protein MSAPVAAGSSSRANGSDADSAKLAVLKELLYDRCREEGDMFSQDDLLRMEVIPNRDLLLLARVVQSLSDDKLFITMREASGQVLWKWRDKQEAHKYKQCTTDEQVMVYSLIDDSGGDGIWTQTLQKRLNMHDSVLKNAIKQLQAKGLIAPFKNVEHPNKKMYIKASIRPSDRATGGPWYTDQDLDEAFIEDLQRVVFDFIKRQSSYHSTHGAAQARASAAAGSTQAPKKGVIKGGLVAAADAAANKGKKRDASEMEGKAAAAPKTSVSSSRREPALLPLPAGYTAYPTVRDIARLLSSSGITNNTILSEGDVKKLVDVLVWDNLIEPVRIAGKVGYRVSRIAKQSVESWAGREDPSGRDGGPELYISPLAEVPCGRCPVFDLCEDGGPVGPSNCEYFKKWLGKDEIF